The Salvia miltiorrhiza cultivar Shanhuang (shh) chromosome 1, IMPLAD_Smil_shh, whole genome shotgun sequence genome has a window encoding:
- the LOC131005782 gene encoding isopentenyl-diphosphate Delta-isomerase I, producing the protein MSSLTSIPFQKLLAASAAAASSSSSSISPLKSLLLKPTSCRALFHPKPNAAATPFGLRFAASFTAATSTMGDVAAADSAMDAVQRRLMFEDECILVDENDHVVGHESKYNCHLMEKIEALNLLHRAFSVFLFNSKYELLLQQRSTTKVTFPLVWTNTCCSHPLYRDSELIEENALGVRNAAQRKLLDELGIPAEDVPVDQFVPLGRMLYKAPSDGKWGEHELDYLLFIVRDVSVHPNPDEVHDVKYVNREELKELLRKADAGEGGLKLSPWFRLVVDNFLFKWWDHVEKGTIKEAVDMKTIHKLT; encoded by the exons atgtcGTCCTTGACCAGCATCCCGTTTCAAAAATTGTTGGCTGCATCCGCTGcagctgcttcttcttcttcttcatcgaTTTCTCCGCTCAAATCTCTCCTTTTAAAGCCCACTTCTTGTAGAGCCCTTTTCCATCCCAAACCCAACGCCGCCGCTACCCCTTTCGGCCTCCGTTTCGCCGCTTCATTCACCGCCGCTACCTCAACCATGGGtgacgtcgccgccgccgaTTCCGCCATGGACGCCGTCCAGAGGCGCCTCATGTTTGAAGACGA ATGCATATTGGTTGATGAGAATGATCACGTTGTTGGCCATGAATCCAAGTACAATT GTCATCTGATGGAAAAGATTGAGGCTCTAAATCTGTTGCACAGAGCTTTCAGTGTCTTCCTGTTTAACTCAAAATACGAGTTATTGCTTCAG CAACGATCCACAACTAAGGTTACTTTTCCATTGGTGTGGACAAACACTTGCTGCAGTCATCCACTATACCGAGATTCTGAGCTTATTGAAGAGAATGCTCTTG GTGTGAGGAATGCTGCTCAGAGGAAGCTGTTGGATGAACTCGGCATCCCTGCTGAAGATGTCCCAGTCGATCAGTTTGTTCCTTTGGGGCGTATGCTGTACAAGGCCCCGTCAGATGGAAAATGGGGAGAGCATGAAT TGGATTATCTCCTATTCATTGTCCGGGATGTGAGCGTGCATCCAAATCCAGATGAAGTGCACGATGTGAAATATGTGAACCGGGAGGAGCTGAAAGAGCTTCTACGTAAGGCAGATGCCGGAGAGGGGGGCTTGAAGCTATCGCCGTGGTTCAGATTAGTGGTGGACAACTTCTTGTTCAAGTGGTGGGACCACGTCGAGAAAGGGACGATAAAGGAAGCTGTTGACATGAAGACAATTCACAAGCTGACTTAG